The Haloferax sp. Atlit-12N region CGCCGGGGCGGGCGGGCCACATCTTGGCGACCGTCTCTCGGGACCCCTCGATGACGACCGTCTCGCCGCTGAGTACGCCGAGTTCCCGGCGGGCGACCTCGGGGAGGCGGGCGATGCCGCGGCCCGCGTCGCGTTTCTCCGCGGCGCGGACGACGAGCGTCACCCCATCTTCAGACATACCCTCCGGTTCGGTCGCTCGACCCTTGAGGGTTCGCCCGGAGTAACCGTTTTCCGGGACGGCGCGGTAACAGTACGCATGGTTGCCACGACCGAGAAAGACGGCGCGACGTGGTACCGGTGCGAAGAGTGCGGGATGCTGTTCGACGTGGAGTCGGACGCCGAGGCCCACGAGGAGAACTGCGATACGGACAGTCCGTCGTACTTGCAGTAGCGGCGCGCGCGGCGAGGGCGACGAGAGCGACGCCGGTGACGCCGGCTACGCCGGGTCGTGTTCGTCCGCGAGTCGCTCGGCGTGGTCCAGCGAGGTCGCGCGTTCCCAGCGGACGCGCTCGGCGTCGCCGTAGGCGAGCGCCTCCTTCAGTTCGTCGCGGAGGACGCCGACGCCGCGGCCGACGAGGTCGCCGTCCGCATCGCCGAGTTCGTAGTAGCCGTAGGATTCCGGAGCCTTTCCGATGGTCCGCTTTTCCAGCGGCTCCCAGCGCTTCCGGAGCATCACTCGGCGACGAACTCGTAGGAGTCCTCGCCCCAGTCGTCCTCGACGAAGACGAACACGCGACCGCGGGCGACCTCGGGGTCGGCCTCGATTTCGAATCGGTGACCGGGCACCCGCCGGACGAGGACGCCGGGGAACAGCTCTTCTTCGTCGCCCTCGCCGAGGATGACGCGGCCGACGCCGCTCGATTCGAGCACGTCGTCGTGGCTCTTGAGGTCGTTGACGTACATCATGACGCCCTCGGTCTCGGTGGGGTCGGTGACGAGGACGTGGACCTCCTTGCCGGGGGCGGTGGCGAGCGTGCCCGTGACCGCTTCGGGGACGCCCCGGTAGACCGTGGTTCGGTTGTCGATGTACTCCACTTCGACGCCGTAGTCGTGGAGTTCGACGCCGAGTGTGCTCGGGGCGATGTCGCTGCGGGCGCTCATGGCTCACCGTTGCCGCGGGGACGGCAAAAACGTCGCGTCTCGGGACGGCTCGCGAGCGACGGTCTCGAACGCGTCGCCGCCGCGCCGGTCCCCGAACCTACGGGCGAAAACGGCACGGACCGCCACACATAACACGATGTGCCAACCTCCGGCAAGTATGCACGGCCGAGCCACCGCCCTCGGGGCGGGCACCGTCTTGAACGCCCTCGCGACGGCGACCGGCTCCGCGTTCGCCATCGACGCGGAGACCACCGCGTCGGTCGAACTGGACGACTCCGGCGAGGTCCGCGGCAGCATCGCGGAGGCCCCCGACGCCGACACGCGGCTCATCGAGCGCTGCGTCGAACTCGCCGTCGAGGCGTTCGGCGACGGCGAGGGCGGCACCGTCGAGACCGAAAGCGACCTGCCGATGGCCGCCGGCCTCAAGAGTTCGAGCGCCGCGGCCAACGCGACGGTGTTGGCGACGCTCTCCGCGCTCGGCCGCTCGGTCGGCCCCGGCCCGGACGCCGATATCTCACGGCTCGACGCCTGCCGGATGGGCGTCCGCGCCGCCCGCGAGGTCGGCGTCACCGCCACCGGCGCGTTCGACGACGCCTCGGCCTCTATGATCGGCGGCGTCGTCGTCACCGACAACACCGAAGACGAACTCATCGTCCGCGACGAGGTCGACTGGGACGTGCTCGTGTGGACGCCTCCGGAGCGCGCCTACAGCGCCGACGCCGACGTGAGCCGCTGTGAGAACGTCGCTCCGATGGCCGACCTCGTCGCCGACCTCGCGCTCGAAGGCCGCTACGCCGAGGCGATGACCGTCAACGGCCTCGCCTTCTCGGCCGCCCTCGACTTCCCGACCGACCCCGCCGTGGAGGCGATGCCCATCGCCGACGGCGTCTCGCTGTCCGGGACCGGCCCGAGCGTCGTCGCCGTCGGCGACCGCGCCGACCTCGAACGCGTCAAAGAACTGTGGGACGCCCGCGAGGGGGAGACCCGACTGACGACCACCCGAACCGACGGAGCACGAATCCAATGACAGACGACACCGTAGACGCCGCCGCAGAATCGTTTCAGGACATGTCCCTCGACGAACTCCGCGAGGAGATAGAGGATATCGACCGCGGCATCGTCGAACTCATCGCCCGCCGGACCTACGTCGCCGACACGGTGGCGAAGGTCAAAGCCGAAAAGGACCTGCCGACGACCGACGAGTCCCAAGAAGAGCGCGTGATGGAGCGCGCCGGGAAGAACGCGGCCCACTTCGAGGTCGACTCCAACCTCGTGAAAGCGATTTTCCGACTGCTCATCGAGATGAACAAGGCCGAACAGCGGCAGAACCGGTAGTCGAAATATACTGTCTCAGTGCTTCTATCGCTAACCGGTGACGCGTTCTTCTTCCAGCCGTTGTCTTTTTTGGTCGGTGACAAGTGACACGATTCCATAGCCGTGCGGGGCACGGTCTGTGTACAGAGGAACAAGGAGAACGCCCCGAGACTTGACGAGTCGGAACTGCTACCCGGCCGATGCACCACGGATTTATGTGAGCTATCCGACCAGCCCAGCGATTCCGAGAACCCACCGACCAATCTCGGATGTTGCAAACAGGGCACCTTCCGTCCGAGACAGTTCTCGTTTCGTCCAGAAGGCAGCAACCATCAGCAGGGAGACTCCGGCCAGCCATGCTAGCGTCTCCAGTGCCAGACCACTCACGGCGAGTGGACGAATGACCGCCGCAACGCCCAGAATCCCCGTGACATTGTAGATATTGCTGCCGACAATGTTGCCAACTGAGACACCGAAGCTCCCCCGCTGGATTGCCACCAGCGAGACAGCGAACTCCGGTGTCGACGTGCCCGCTGCGACGATGGTTCCGCCGATGACCCAGTCGGAGATACCGACGCCGCGAGCCAGTTCCGATGCGGCGACCACCATATAATCACCACTGACTAGAACTGTCGCTAATCCACCGAAGAGGAGTACGACATCGCGCCCACGGAATGTCGCCCTCTCCGTCGCTGGGCGAGTTATCACTCCTTCGCTGGGGTCCTGACCGGTGGGTACTGTTGAGTCCGACTGGGTGGTGCGGAGTAGATACGCCGTATAGGCGACGAACACACCGACAAGGAGGACGCCTTCGAGTCTTGTCACCTGAAGATTGAAAACCGCGATTCCACCGACGAGCGTGCTCGCCAGTAAAGCGACGCCGTCACGACGAACGAGTGACTCTGCAATCGGGAGTACCTTCAGTAGGGAGATGACGCCCAGAATAAACGCCAGATTGTAGATGTTCGAGCCGAGGACGTTGGCGACTGCGATATCACCCGCCCCCTTGAGCGCGGCATCGACCGAAACCACGAGCTCTGGTGTTGACGTTCCCATCGCGACGATCGTCAGCCCGATTGTGAGATCGGAGAGTCCGAACCGTCGAGCCAACCGGACGACGGCGTCGACCAAGAGCCGCGCGCCGATCCACAGCCCCAGTATCGAGAGAAGAATCACACCGATTTGGACAACTGGGCCACCTTGAACCATCGTACTGATCTACTGCGGGTCGGTCAATCAAAGTTGGGTACCCAGTTTCCACTGGTAGCAAACGATGATCTATGACGGTCCTGTAAGTGACTCTGCGTCTGAACCGCTCAAATATTTTAATTCGATCTATTTAGGTCTGAATTTTGTCTGTCTGAACGAGGCCGAACGGCGGTAGCATCGGTAGCTCGACGCGTTAATCCTCACCCCACCCGATCAGTTGAGCCGGAGGCGCTTCACTGCGTCACTCCCGGATGACCATCACCTTCACGCGATGGACCGCGTCGAAGTCCCGGAGCCGGTAGGTCAGTTCCCGGACGCGTGCTGCGGGGCCGCGGCAGAACAGCGATTCGAGACACCACTCGCCTTGGTGGGTGTGGCTCGTGTTGAGGATGACGTCCTGAAACTCGTGTTGCGTCCCGTGAAGCTCGCGAATCACGTCGTGGTGGCGGTAGTCGAAGCCGACGAGCGCGACGACCTCGCCGGACACGTCTTCGAGTCGGGCGTGGGACTCGATGAACTCCTGCATGGCCTCTCGGACCGCCCGCGACCGGTTCTCGATGCCCTCGTCGCGCCACGCCCGGTCGAACTCCTCGACCAATTCGTCGGGGATGTTGAAGCTCGTCCGCATCGTGTCCTAATTGGTGCGCACAGCTACAAGAGTCCCCGTTATGACGATAGCCTCGATTCGGTATTAACAACCGCTATACCTCTCGTTTTCCACGGATACAGTAGTCTATGGCCTCGAACGAACTGCTCGGGCTCGTCGTCGGCGCGGTGGCCCTCGGAGCCATCCACGGCGTCGAACCGGGTCACGGCTGGCCCGTCGCGGCCTCGTACGCCCTCGACCAAGCGAACAAGTGGGTGTACGGATTCGCGGCGAGTTTCATCCTCGGAATCGGCCACCTCGTCAGCAGTATCGCGATGGTGGGCGTGTTCTTCTACGCGAAGGAGTACTTCGACCTCACACAGGTCAACGAGCCGGTTACGATACTCGGTGGCGTCCAAATCGGCGGGCAGGTCAGCCTCGTCGCGGGCGTCTTGCTCATCGCGCTCGGTATCCGGGAGTACTACCACGGACACGCTCACGGTACTCACGGGCACGACGACGGCCACGGGAGTCACAGTCACGGCGATGGCCATGCAGACGGCCATGACCACGGGCATTCACACGACCACAGCCACTCACACGACCACGACGGTCACACCCACGATGACGGCGGGTTAGGCTCTCGTCTGAAGGGATTTGTCCCCTTCGTCGGCGGGCACTCTCACTCGCACGGCGACCTCGACGACGCCGCGGACCGCGGCCTCCTCGGTATCGCGTGGTTCGCGTTCGTCCTCGGGTTCGCCCACGAAGAGGAGTTCGAGATTATCGCGCTCTGCGCAGGGTCGAACTACTGCCTCGAACTGATGAGCGCCTACGCCGTCACCGTCATCGTCGGCATCGTCGGACTGACGATGTTGCTGATTGCGGGCTACGAGCAGTACGAAGACAAAGTCGAGAAGTACACGCCGTATCTCCCAGTGTTCTCCGCGGCCGTGTTGGTCCTGATGGGCCTCGGCTTCATCACAGGAGTGTTCTAATCGGCTTCGGACCGCCGGCACCCGACTTGCGCCGGTCCACTCCGCGTTCGGACCTCGGCGATAGAGCTATCACCCGGCGACGCATCGACTCGGTCACGAGGTGATGTCTATCTTTCTTCGAGGAGAGAATCCCGCCGTTTACGGCGGGGGTGAATCCGACACGTCCCTCGTAATCCACCGTCGATAGCAGGCTGGATATTCCACGCCAATCCGTAGGATTAAGTAAATATTCCTACATAGGCTATGTATGGCGATTCAGGTCACTCGCACCTACGTTGGTTCCATCCAGAACCACCAACAGGTCTGCGATGGCCTCGACTCGCTCGGAGATTCTGCCTCAAAAATCTGGAACGTCGCACGATGGACAGCAGACCGCGTATGGGACGAGGTTGGTAAAATCCCAAACGAAGGTTCGCTCAAATCGTACATGAAGAACCAAGCGTGCTGGAAAGATTTGAACGCACAATCCAGTCAGAAAGTCATCGAAGAACTTTCCGACGCTTTCCAGTCGTGGTTCGACCTGCGACACAAAGACTCGAAGTCGAATCCGCCCGGCTACCGAAAACACGGCGACAAACGACCGCGTTCCACGGTCACGTTCAAAGCAGACGGGTTCAAACACGACCCCGAGAACAATCGGGTTCGACTCTCGAAAGGCTCGAACCTCAAAGAATACTGGTCAGACTTCCTACTCTGCGAGTACCAGACTCGCCCCGACGTTGACCTTTCAGAAGTCAACTCGGTGCAGAACGTTCGTGCCGTCTGGAACGGAGACGAATGGGAACTTCACTTCGTCTGCAAAGTCAGTCTCGAAACCAACGACTCCGCAGGCGACAAGGTGGCAGGAATCGACCTTGGCACCAAGAACATCGCCACGGTCGCGTTCCCCAATGAATACGCCCTGTACCCCGGCAACTCGCTCAAGCAAGACAAGCACTACTTCACGCGAGCTGAGTACGATACCGAGGGTGAGAACGGCCCGTCTGAGAAGTCGATGTGGGCACGTCAAAAACTGGCTGACCGTGAGTCACACTTCTACCACACACTGACGGACACCATCATCACGGAGTGTGTTGAGCGCGGTGTTGGTACGCTCGCAGTGAGTTGGTCCGAAAACGTTCGAGAGTCTGACTGGGGCAAGACCGGCAACAAGAAACTCCACACATGGGCGTTCGACCGTATCTACCAGTACCTCGAATACAAAGGCGAGATACGTGGGGTTGAGGTGCTGAAGGAGAACGAGTGGAACACCTCAAAGACATGTTCTGCGTGTGGAGACGACACGAAAGGGAACCGCACCCATCGTGGGTTGTACGTGTGCTCGTCATGTGGATTGGTAGCCAACGCGGATTGCAACGGGGCGGAGAACATGCGGCAGAAGATAACTCCGAGTCCTCACGGTGAGGATAGGAGTAACGGCTGTGTGGCACAGCCATCGACATACTTGTTCGACCGCGAGAGTGGGACGTTCAACACGAGAGAACAGGTCGTGTCGTAAACCAGCAAATATCCCAACTTGCGGTACGGGAAGCCCCGTCGTTTACGACGGGGAGGATGTCACTAACGACCACAATCGGAATCTTCGTCCGCGGACTCGTTCTCGGCGTCTCGATAGCCGCGCCGGTCGGTCCAATCGGTGTATTGTGCATCCAGCGAACGCTTTCTAAGGGCCGTCGTTCGGGCTTCGTCAGCGGACTCGGAGCGGCGTCCGCGGACGCGGTCTACGGGGCCATCGCGGGGTTCGGTCTCGCCGCGCTCTCGTCGGTCCTGCTCGGACACCGCAACGCAATCGCTCTCGCCGGCGGCGCAATCCTCCTGTACATCGGCGTCCAGTCGATTCGGGGCGACCCGGCGTCCGTCGAGTCGGCACCGACGACCGAGCAGTCGGCCGTCGCATCGCCCGATTCGAACGCCCGGACCCTCGCGGCCGACTTCGGGTCGACGTTCCTCCTGACGCTGACGAACCCGGTGACGATACTGGCGTTCGTCGGCATCTTCGCCGGCTTGGGCGTCGGCGTCTCCGGCGACTACCTCGCAGCGGCGGTCCTCGTCGCGGGCGTCTTCGCCGGGTCGGCGCTCTGGTGGTTCGTCCTGAGCGCCGCCGTCGACCGCGTCCGGGAGCGCGTCACCCCGGCGGTCCTCCGTCGGGTGAACCAACTCGCCGGCGTCGTCATCGTCGGGTTCGGCGTGGCGGCGCTCTGGAGCGGCCTGTAGCGCGCCGCCCCGACGGTCCCGACTCCGGTCGACTCCGGCCGAGCCTCGCCGACCTCTTCGAACCGCTCCGAATCCTTCCCCGTCGTCACCTCCATATCGCTGGCGGCCGTATGCGTGCGTGAGATGCCCACGCACAAAGCGGAGACGACGTGGACCGGTGGCAAAGACGGCAGCGGCGAGTTCTCGACGGAGAGCGGGACCGTCGAGGGGACGTTCA contains the following coding sequences:
- a CDS encoding DUF5796 family protein; its protein translation is MSARSDIAPSTLGVELHDYGVEVEYIDNRTTVYRGVPEAVTGTLATAPGKEVHVLVTDPTETEGVMMYVNDLKSHDDVLESSGVGRVILGEGDEEELFPGVLVRRVPGHRFEIEADPEVARGRVFVFVEDDWGEDSYEFVAE
- a CDS encoding shikimate kinase — translated: MHGRATALGAGTVLNALATATGSAFAIDAETTASVELDDSGEVRGSIAEAPDADTRLIERCVELAVEAFGDGEGGTVETESDLPMAAGLKSSSAAANATVLATLSALGRSVGPGPDADISRLDACRMGVRAAREVGVTATGAFDDASASMIGGVVVTDNTEDELIVRDEVDWDVLVWTPPERAYSADADVSRCENVAPMADLVADLALEGRYAEAMTVNGLAFSAALDFPTDPAVEAMPIADGVSLSGTGPSVVAVGDRADLERVKELWDAREGETRLTTTRTDGARIQ
- a CDS encoding chorismate mutase, producing MTDDTVDAAAESFQDMSLDELREEIEDIDRGIVELIARRTYVADTVAKVKAEKDLPTTDESQEERVMERAGKNAAHFEVDSNLVKAIFRLLIEMNKAEQRQNR
- a CDS encoding calcium/sodium antiporter; the encoded protein is MVQGGPVVQIGVILLSILGLWIGARLLVDAVVRLARRFGLSDLTIGLTIVAMGTSTPELVVSVDAALKGAGDIAVANVLGSNIYNLAFILGVISLLKVLPIAESLVRRDGVALLASTLVGGIAVFNLQVTRLEGVLLVGVFVAYTAYLLRTTQSDSTVPTGQDPSEGVITRPATERATFRGRDVVLLFGGLATVLVSGDYMVVAASELARGVGISDWVIGGTIVAAGTSTPEFAVSLVAIQRGSFGVSVGNIVGSNIYNVTGILGVAAVIRPLAVSGLALETLAWLAGVSLLMVAAFWTKRELSRTEGALFATSEIGRWVLGIAGLVG
- a CDS encoding CopG family ribbon-helix-helix protein produces the protein MRTSFNIPDELVEEFDRAWRDEGIENRSRAVREAMQEFIESHARLEDVSGEVVALVGFDYRHHDVIRELHGTQHEFQDVILNTSHTHQGEWCLESLFCRGPAARVRELTYRLRDFDAVHRVKVMVIRE
- a CDS encoding RNA-guided endonuclease TnpB family protein, whose amino-acid sequence is MAIQVTRTYVGSIQNHQQVCDGLDSLGDSASKIWNVARWTADRVWDEVGKIPNEGSLKSYMKNQACWKDLNAQSSQKVIEELSDAFQSWFDLRHKDSKSNPPGYRKHGDKRPRSTVTFKADGFKHDPENNRVRLSKGSNLKEYWSDFLLCEYQTRPDVDLSEVNSVQNVRAVWNGDEWELHFVCKVSLETNDSAGDKVAGIDLGTKNIATVAFPNEYALYPGNSLKQDKHYFTRAEYDTEGENGPSEKSMWARQKLADRESHFYHTLTDTIITECVERGVGTLAVSWSENVRESDWGKTGNKKLHTWAFDRIYQYLEYKGEIRGVEVLKENEWNTSKTCSACGDDTKGNRTHRGLYVCSSCGLVANADCNGAENMRQKITPSPHGEDRSNGCVAQPSTYLFDRESGTFNTREQVVS
- a CDS encoding LysE family translocator, which produces MSLTTTIGIFVRGLVLGVSIAAPVGPIGVLCIQRTLSKGRRSGFVSGLGAASADAVYGAIAGFGLAALSSVLLGHRNAIALAGGAILLYIGVQSIRGDPASVESAPTTEQSAVASPDSNARTLAADFGSTFLLTLTNPVTILAFVGIFAGLGVGVSGDYLAAAVLVAGVFAGSALWWFVLSAAVDRVRERVTPAVLRRVNQLAGVVIVGFGVAALWSGL